One part of the Syngnathus acus chromosome 17, fSynAcu1.2, whole genome shotgun sequence genome encodes these proteins:
- the cop1 gene encoding E3 ubiquitin-protein ligase COP1 isoform X1 produces MMSNRRSPQIAGGASSGPSTSSSTSSSSSSGTGGTVNPSGGSNSVTSNGNSSVTSVSSRTLATAGDSGMSVPSLVAVSSSRGGFASLIRPSASSSSRKRSLHQAPLCNGLLNSYEDKSNDFVCPICFEMIEEAHMTKCGHSFCFKCIRQSLEDSNRCPKCNYIVDNVDQLYPNFLVNELILKQKQRSEEKRLKLDQNGSRWHVFQDVLSPDQENLDLANVNLMLELLVQKKKQLEAESQAAQRQILMEFLNEARRNKREQLEQLQKEINFLEEDVKRVEEMSGLYSPVEAECTVPNVEAPSPSASCSSIMEPPNYNQPPEFGVTTQGSDQSLCKIQGKKQTWYNSTLASRRKRLTAHFEDLEQCYFKMSRISDEGRNLNQLDDFMECLSKFTRYNSVRPLATLSYASDLYNGSSIVSSIEFDRDCDYFAIAGVTKKIKVFEYGTVIQDAVDIHYPVNEMTCNSKISCISWSSYHKNLLASSDYEGTVILWDGFTGHRSKVYQEHEKRCWTVDFNLMDPKLLASGSDDAKVKLWSTNLDNSVACIETKANVCCVKFSPTSRYHLAFGCADHCVHYYDLRNIKQPLMVFKGHRKAVSYAKFVNGDEIVSASTDSQLKLWNVNKAHCLRSFKGHINDKNFVGLASNGDYIACGSENNSLYLYYKGLSKTLLTFKFDTVKSVLDKEKKEDDINEFVSAVCWRTLPDSESNVLIAANSQGTIKVLELV; encoded by the exons ATGATGTCAAATAGGCGCTCCCCGCAAATCGCTGGAGGTGCGAGTTCTGGGCCCAGCACAAGTAGCAGCACTAGTAGTAGTAGCAGCAGTGGTACTGGAGGAACCGTGAACCCAAGTGGTGGAAGCAACTCTGTCACAAGCAATGGAAACAGCTCAGTTACTAGTGTGTCCTCTCGGACACTGGCAACAGCAGGTGACAGTGGCATGTCGGTGCCAAGTTTGGTCGCCGTGTCATCAAGCCGAGGTGGGTTCGCTTCTCTGATTAGACCTTCCGCGTCCTCTAGCAGCAGGAAGAGGTCCCTCCACCAGGCACCTCTCTGCAACGGCCTGTTGAACTCCTATGAGGACAAAAGCAACGATTTTGTCTG CCCcatttgctttgaaatgatCGAAGAGGCACACATGACCAAGTGTGGGCacagtttttg CTTCAAATGCAtccgccagagtctggaggaTAGCAACAGGTGTCCCAAATGCAACTACATTGTTGATAATGTGGATCAACTTTACCCAAACTTTCTTG TGAATGAACTAATCCTGAAACAGAAGCAAAGATCAGAGGAAAAGAGACTTAAACTAGATCAA AATGGATCCAGGTGGCATGTTTTCCAGGATGTGTTGAGTCCGGACCAAGAGAACCTGGACCTGGCAAATGTCAATCTAATGTTGGAGCTATTGGttcagaagaagaagcagctggAGGCG GAATCCCAAGCAGCTCAGAGACAAATTCTCATGGAGTTCCTTAATGAAGCCAGGAGAAACAAGAGAGAG CAACTAGAGCAACTACAGAAAGAAATAAACTTCCTTGAAGAGGACGTAAAGCGTGTTGAG GAAATGAGCGGACTGTACTCTCCAGTAGAGGCAGAGTGTACAGTGCCCAATGTCGAGGCCCCCTCACCCTCAGCCAG CTGCAGTAGCATAATGGAGCCACCAAACTATAACCAGCCACCAGAATTTGGTGTAACAACCCAG GGATCTGACCAAAGTCTTTGTAAAATACAGGGCAAAAAGCAGACATGGTATAATAGCACACTAGCATCAAGGAGGAAAAGGTTGACTGCTCATTTTGAAGATCTTGAGCAGTGTTACTTCAAAATGTCACGCATCTCAG ATGAAGGGAGGAACTTGAACCAGCTGGATGACTTTATGGAGTGTCTCTCTAAGTTCACACGCTACAATTCTGTGCGACCCCTAGCCACGCTCTCCTACGCCAGTGACCTCTATAATGGGTCAAGTATTGTCTCCAG CATTGAGTTTGACCGTGATTGTGACTACTTTGCTATCGCTGGTGTGACCAAGAAGATCAAGGTGTTTGAGTACGGTACTGTGATCCAAGATGCAGTAGACATCCACTACCCTGTCAATGAAATGACATGTAATTCTAAAATCAG CTGTATCAGCTGGAGCAGCTATCATAAGAACCTCCTGGCCAGCAGCGACTATGAGGGCACAGTCATATTATGGGATGGCTTTACTGGCCACAGGTCCAAAGTGTACCAG GAGCATGAGAAACGGTGCTGGACTGTTGACTTTAATCTGATGGACCCAAAGTTGTTGGCATCTGGCTCTGATGACGCTAAAG TGAAGTTGTGGTCAACTAATCTGGACAACTCTGTGGCCTGCATTGAAACCAAGGCCAATGTCTGCTGTGTTAAATTCAGTCCAACATCCCGGTATCATCTGGCCTTTGGCTGTGCAG ATCACTGTGTCCATTACTATGACCTCCGCAACATTAAGCAGCCACTCATGGTGTTCAAAGGCCACCGAAAAGCTGTCTCCTACGCTAAGTTTGTCAATGGAGATGAGATCGTGTCTGC GTCAACAGACAGTCAGTTGAAGCTGTGGAATGTCAACAAAGCTCATTGCCTGCGCTCCTTCAAGGGTCACATCAATGATAAGAACTTTGTTGGCCTGGCTTCTAATGGAGACTATATTGCCTGTG gCAGTGAGAACAATTCCTTGTACCTGTACTACAAAGGACTTTCCAAGACACTTTTAACATTCAAGTTTGACACGGTGAAAAGTGTGCTGGATAAAGAGAAGAAGGAAGATGACATCAATGAGTTTGTCAGTGCTGTCTGTTGGAGGACTTTACCCGACAGC gagTCAAATGTGTTGATTGCTGCAAACAGTCAAGGAACAATCAAG GTACTTGAGCTTGTCTGA
- the cop1 gene encoding E3 ubiquitin-protein ligase COP1 isoform X2, which yields MMSNRRSPQIAGGASSGPSTSSSTSSSSSSGTGGTVNPSGGSNSVTSNGNSSVTSVSSRTLATAGDSGMSVPSLVAVSSSRGGFASLIRPSASSSSRKRSLHQAPLCNGLLNSYEDKSNDFVCPICFEMIEEAHMTKCGHSFCFKCIRQSLEDSNRCPKCNYIVDNVDQLYPNFLVNELILKQKQRSEEKRLKLDQNGSRWHVFQDVLSPDQENLDLANVNLMLELLVQKKKQLEAESQAAQRQILMEFLNEARRNKREQLEQLQKEINFLEEDVKRVEEMSGLYSPVEAECTVPNVEAPSPSASCSSIMEPPNYNQPPEFGVTTQGKKQTWYNSTLASRRKRLTAHFEDLEQCYFKMSRISDEGRNLNQLDDFMECLSKFTRYNSVRPLATLSYASDLYNGSSIVSSIEFDRDCDYFAIAGVTKKIKVFEYGTVIQDAVDIHYPVNEMTCNSKISCISWSSYHKNLLASSDYEGTVILWDGFTGHRSKVYQEHEKRCWTVDFNLMDPKLLASGSDDAKVKLWSTNLDNSVACIETKANVCCVKFSPTSRYHLAFGCADHCVHYYDLRNIKQPLMVFKGHRKAVSYAKFVNGDEIVSASTDSQLKLWNVNKAHCLRSFKGHINDKNFVGLASNGDYIACGSENNSLYLYYKGLSKTLLTFKFDTVKSVLDKEKKEDDINEFVSAVCWRTLPDSESNVLIAANSQGTIKVLELV from the exons ATGATGTCAAATAGGCGCTCCCCGCAAATCGCTGGAGGTGCGAGTTCTGGGCCCAGCACAAGTAGCAGCACTAGTAGTAGTAGCAGCAGTGGTACTGGAGGAACCGTGAACCCAAGTGGTGGAAGCAACTCTGTCACAAGCAATGGAAACAGCTCAGTTACTAGTGTGTCCTCTCGGACACTGGCAACAGCAGGTGACAGTGGCATGTCGGTGCCAAGTTTGGTCGCCGTGTCATCAAGCCGAGGTGGGTTCGCTTCTCTGATTAGACCTTCCGCGTCCTCTAGCAGCAGGAAGAGGTCCCTCCACCAGGCACCTCTCTGCAACGGCCTGTTGAACTCCTATGAGGACAAAAGCAACGATTTTGTCTG CCCcatttgctttgaaatgatCGAAGAGGCACACATGACCAAGTGTGGGCacagtttttg CTTCAAATGCAtccgccagagtctggaggaTAGCAACAGGTGTCCCAAATGCAACTACATTGTTGATAATGTGGATCAACTTTACCCAAACTTTCTTG TGAATGAACTAATCCTGAAACAGAAGCAAAGATCAGAGGAAAAGAGACTTAAACTAGATCAA AATGGATCCAGGTGGCATGTTTTCCAGGATGTGTTGAGTCCGGACCAAGAGAACCTGGACCTGGCAAATGTCAATCTAATGTTGGAGCTATTGGttcagaagaagaagcagctggAGGCG GAATCCCAAGCAGCTCAGAGACAAATTCTCATGGAGTTCCTTAATGAAGCCAGGAGAAACAAGAGAGAG CAACTAGAGCAACTACAGAAAGAAATAAACTTCCTTGAAGAGGACGTAAAGCGTGTTGAG GAAATGAGCGGACTGTACTCTCCAGTAGAGGCAGAGTGTACAGTGCCCAATGTCGAGGCCCCCTCACCCTCAGCCAG CTGCAGTAGCATAATGGAGCCACCAAACTATAACCAGCCACCAGAATTTGGTGTAACAACCCAG GGCAAAAAGCAGACATGGTATAATAGCACACTAGCATCAAGGAGGAAAAGGTTGACTGCTCATTTTGAAGATCTTGAGCAGTGTTACTTCAAAATGTCACGCATCTCAG ATGAAGGGAGGAACTTGAACCAGCTGGATGACTTTATGGAGTGTCTCTCTAAGTTCACACGCTACAATTCTGTGCGACCCCTAGCCACGCTCTCCTACGCCAGTGACCTCTATAATGGGTCAAGTATTGTCTCCAG CATTGAGTTTGACCGTGATTGTGACTACTTTGCTATCGCTGGTGTGACCAAGAAGATCAAGGTGTTTGAGTACGGTACTGTGATCCAAGATGCAGTAGACATCCACTACCCTGTCAATGAAATGACATGTAATTCTAAAATCAG CTGTATCAGCTGGAGCAGCTATCATAAGAACCTCCTGGCCAGCAGCGACTATGAGGGCACAGTCATATTATGGGATGGCTTTACTGGCCACAGGTCCAAAGTGTACCAG GAGCATGAGAAACGGTGCTGGACTGTTGACTTTAATCTGATGGACCCAAAGTTGTTGGCATCTGGCTCTGATGACGCTAAAG TGAAGTTGTGGTCAACTAATCTGGACAACTCTGTGGCCTGCATTGAAACCAAGGCCAATGTCTGCTGTGTTAAATTCAGTCCAACATCCCGGTATCATCTGGCCTTTGGCTGTGCAG ATCACTGTGTCCATTACTATGACCTCCGCAACATTAAGCAGCCACTCATGGTGTTCAAAGGCCACCGAAAAGCTGTCTCCTACGCTAAGTTTGTCAATGGAGATGAGATCGTGTCTGC GTCAACAGACAGTCAGTTGAAGCTGTGGAATGTCAACAAAGCTCATTGCCTGCGCTCCTTCAAGGGTCACATCAATGATAAGAACTTTGTTGGCCTGGCTTCTAATGGAGACTATATTGCCTGTG gCAGTGAGAACAATTCCTTGTACCTGTACTACAAAGGACTTTCCAAGACACTTTTAACATTCAAGTTTGACACGGTGAAAAGTGTGCTGGATAAAGAGAAGAAGGAAGATGACATCAATGAGTTTGTCAGTGCTGTCTGTTGGAGGACTTTACCCGACAGC gagTCAAATGTGTTGATTGCTGCAAACAGTCAAGGAACAATCAAG GTACTTGAGCTTGTCTGA